One window from the genome of Pseudanabaena yagii GIHE-NHR1 encodes:
- the purM gene encoding phosphoribosylformylglycinamidine cyclo-ligase, translating to MDYRQAGVDIEAGRTFVEKIRDSVARTHRAGVLGDLGGFGGCFEIPAGYRQPVLVSGTDGVGTKLKIAQAANKHDTIGIDLVAMCVNDVLTSGAEPLFFLDYLATGKLEPDQLAEVVKGIADGCQMAGCALLGGETAEMPGFYGVGEYDAAGFCVAIAEKSEMLNGTQVNIGDVVIGLASSGIHSNGYSLVRKIIETKGYSWGAKLAISPETADSTLAEVFLTPTQIYVKPVLAALKADLGIHGLAHITGGGLPENLPRCLGEGQAVQITRNSWQIPPLFQWLQAQGEVPESDMFNTFNMGIGMAVVIDPQKADQAIAYFQDQGFTTNRIGEVIAGERSLSFV from the coding sequence TTGGATTATCGTCAGGCGGGTGTAGATATTGAAGCAGGTCGCACCTTCGTGGAAAAAATTCGGGATTCAGTGGCAAGAACCCATCGTGCAGGTGTATTAGGCGATCTCGGTGGTTTTGGCGGCTGTTTTGAAATTCCTGCTGGCTATCGGCAACCCGTTCTGGTTTCAGGTACGGACGGTGTAGGTACAAAGCTCAAAATTGCTCAAGCTGCTAATAAGCACGACACCATTGGGATTGACTTAGTAGCCATGTGCGTGAACGATGTGCTGACCTCTGGAGCCGAGCCATTATTTTTCCTAGATTATTTAGCTACAGGCAAGCTCGAACCCGATCAACTTGCTGAGGTGGTGAAGGGGATCGCTGATGGTTGCCAGATGGCAGGTTGTGCCTTACTTGGTGGCGAAACTGCGGAAATGCCCGGATTTTATGGCGTGGGCGAATATGACGCAGCAGGTTTTTGTGTGGCGATCGCTGAAAAATCAGAAATGCTCAATGGCACACAGGTGAATATCGGTGATGTGGTCATCGGTCTAGCCAGTTCGGGCATCCATAGCAATGGTTACAGCCTTGTCCGTAAGATCATCGAAACTAAAGGTTACAGTTGGGGCGCGAAGTTAGCTATTTCTCCCGAAACCGCAGACTCAACCCTCGCCGAAGTATTTCTCACACCGACCCAGATTTACGTCAAACCCGTTTTGGCTGCCCTCAAAGCTGATTTAGGGATTCATGGGCTTGCTCACATCACAGGTGGCGGCTTACCCGAAAACTTGCCCCGTTGCCTCGGAGAAGGTCAAGCTGTGCAGATTACTCGCAATAGCTGGCAAATTCCGCCACTATTCCAATGGTTACAAGCACAAGGGGAAGTTCCAGAATCGGATATGTTCAATACCTTTAATATGGGTATTGGTATGGCGGTAGTCATTGATCCCCAAAAAGCAGATCAGGCGATCGCCTATTTTCAAGATCAAGGATTTACCACCAATCGCATCGGTGAAGTCATCGCGGGAGAGCGATCGCTGAGCTTTGTATAA
- a CDS encoding winged helix-turn-helix transcriptional regulator, translating to MVQRSRELNPCPVSTLTNLLSGPWTMYILWVLSNSGPTRFGALKRKIAGISTKMLTERLRMLEQEEILYRHYEPTVPPQVTYGLTEKAKELITILEQLDDLAQRWYG from the coding sequence ATGGTGCAGCGATCGCGAGAACTTAATCCTTGTCCCGTGAGTACTTTGACGAACTTATTGTCAGGTCCTTGGACTATGTATATTTTGTGGGTGCTCTCAAATTCGGGACCAACAAGGTTTGGAGCCTTGAAACGCAAAATCGCAGGCATCTCCACAAAGATGCTAACCGAACGCCTGCGGATGTTAGAACAGGAAGAGATTTTATATCGTCACTACGAGCCCACGGTTCCACCCCAAGTAACCTATGGATTAACAGAAAAGGCAAAGGAACTTATTACTATTTTGGAGCAATTAGATGATTTAGCTCAGCGTTGGTATGGTTAG
- a CDS encoding amino acid ABC transporter ATP-binding protein: MQETSTPNLTEPMIVAQNVHKWYGSFHVLKGVSLTVNRGEVVVIMGPSGSGKSTFARTFNALEEYQQGKIFIDGFELSPENHRNIDAIRREVGMVFQQFNLFPHLTVFQNITLAPSWVRKWSKTKASEVATQLLERVGIAQQAHKYPLQLSGGQQQRVAIARALAMQPKIMLFDEPTSALDPEMVREVLDVMRSLADSGMTMVVVTHEVGFAREVADRIVFMDGGVIVEEATPEEFFQNPKEERTKKFLSQIL; this comes from the coding sequence ATGCAAGAAACATCAACCCCGAATCTGACTGAGCCGATGATTGTCGCGCAAAATGTGCATAAGTGGTATGGCAGCTTCCATGTGCTTAAGGGTGTCAGTCTGACTGTGAATCGTGGTGAGGTGGTTGTGATTATGGGACCTTCGGGTTCAGGTAAATCCACTTTTGCCCGTACTTTTAATGCCTTAGAAGAATATCAACAGGGTAAAATCTTTATTGATGGATTTGAGTTATCGCCTGAGAATCATCGCAATATTGATGCGATCCGTCGTGAAGTGGGAATGGTGTTTCAGCAGTTTAATCTCTTCCCTCACCTCACGGTTTTTCAGAATATTACCCTTGCACCATCATGGGTTCGCAAATGGTCAAAGACTAAGGCTTCAGAGGTGGCGACCCAGTTACTAGAACGTGTCGGTATTGCTCAGCAAGCTCATAAATATCCCTTACAACTATCGGGTGGGCAGCAGCAACGGGTAGCGATCGCCAGAGCTTTAGCGATGCAACCAAAAATCATGCTCTTTGATGAACCTACTTCTGCTCTCGATCCTGAAATGGTACGCGAGGTTTTAGATGTGATGCGATCGCTTGCTGATTCGGGAATGACGATGGTGGTAGTTACCCATGAGGTTGGCTTTGCCCGTGAGGTTGCCGATCGCATTGTGTTTATGGATGGCGGTGTGATCGTTGAGGAGGCAACTCCTGAAGAGTTTTTCCAAAATCCCAAAGAAGAACGCACTAAGAAGTTCTTGTCACAGATTTTGTAG
- a CDS encoding flavodoxin family protein, whose translation MTTIAIVYFSGSGHTHLTAEAIAEGVRKVGNQVDLLRITGEQITNGRWKNDEIMAKLDRADAIIFGSPTYMGGVAAQFKAFLDAASSAWFTQQWKDKIAAGFTHSSSLSGDKQGTLMYLSIYAAQHGMVWVSAGELPSHYQGKTDGVNRLGSFLGIMGQTPMNMSGGNPVLDSGDRLTAEYFGQRIAQATKRWHLEKVAIAA comes from the coding sequence ATGACAACGATCGCCATTGTTTATTTTTCTGGTTCTGGTCACACTCACTTAACCGCCGAAGCGATCGCTGAGGGAGTTCGCAAAGTTGGTAATCAAGTGGACTTGCTTCGCATTACTGGAGAGCAAATTACCAATGGACGCTGGAAAAATGACGAGATTATGGCAAAACTTGATCGTGCCGATGCGATCATCTTTGGTTCCCCAACCTACATGGGCGGAGTCGCTGCTCAATTCAAAGCATTTCTAGATGCAGCAAGCTCTGCTTGGTTTACTCAACAATGGAAAGATAAAATCGCTGCGGGATTTACCCACTCTAGTTCGCTCAGTGGCGATAAGCAGGGAACTCTGATGTATCTATCAATCTATGCAGCACAGCATGGCATGGTATGGGTAAGTGCAGGTGAGTTGCCTAGTCATTACCAAGGCAAAACCGATGGAGTCAATCGCTTAGGCTCTTTCCTTGGCATTATGGGGCAAACCCCTATGAATATGTCTGGAGGAAATCCAGTTCTAGACTCAGGCGATCGCCTAACCGCAGAATATTTCGGGCAACGCATTGCTCAAGCTACCAAGCGTTGGCATCTCGAAAAAGTGGCGATCGCCGCTTAA
- a CDS encoding DUF1565 domain-containing protein, protein MRCKPSFFSAIATSMTILAIAPPMLARPEPLPIQDQSWKISQTDNSLPQTATLIYVAPRANGDGSPNNPYPSITAALATKPAAGTVIQLQQGVYSAATGEVFPIKLPTGVTLRGEPTVRGVNTFIQGSGKFISPSFASQNITVLANDDVRIEGLTITNPNTRGTAVWVESGKRVAIANNTFINSDREGLFLTGTANAIVTENVFRKNGANGLSAVGSSTGEIRNNIFESTGFGLAIGQKSSVNVSDNNILNNVDGIVISNLSAPTLRNNLIADNQRNGVVILRDRKGYPTPDLGTSTNLGKNTFRNNLGKDLNNNSGVTQVAVGNTLDPKKIAGDIAFVGESPTTPAPQIASNPVPSISPKISPNLRSPVPNNPPVNSSTNTIPNTVDSVEITRSPQTRFTPPASPPKALPPSNNSTLIEPLPDVPQPISSSKFVPNGTPTQLSSVPPNSKPKTTPIRPSQNINNDILIDRDPVPVIPPTPVTPTQSKFIPTTPQTTPSIPNNTSNYATYIQPSPVPYNAKVAALVPPPAREAFPYLVVIPSADSDVLSRVQSAVPTAKIIPSRFGNIIMVQGYPDRNRAEVLKTIMRSEIGLDARVVHQNNL, encoded by the coding sequence ATGCGGTGCAAGCCTAGTTTCTTCAGTGCGATCGCCACAAGCATGACGATTTTAGCGATCGCGCCTCCGATGTTGGCGCGACCAGAGCCGCTACCAATACAGGATCAGAGTTGGAAAATTAGCCAAACAGATAATAGCTTGCCCCAAACGGCAACACTAATTTATGTTGCCCCGCGTGCTAATGGTGATGGCTCCCCGAATAATCCCTATCCATCGATTACGGCTGCCCTTGCAACTAAACCTGCTGCTGGCACGGTAATTCAATTGCAACAGGGAGTCTATAGTGCTGCGACAGGAGAAGTATTTCCGATTAAACTGCCTACGGGCGTAACGCTCCGAGGAGAACCGACAGTGAGAGGGGTAAATACCTTTATTCAAGGTAGTGGCAAGTTTATTAGCCCCTCCTTTGCTAGTCAAAATATTACAGTGCTGGCGAATGATGATGTCAGAATTGAAGGACTGACTATTACTAATCCGAATACGAGAGGGACAGCAGTTTGGGTGGAATCTGGTAAACGAGTAGCGATCGCCAATAATACATTTATCAATAGCGATCGCGAGGGGCTATTTCTGACAGGAACGGCAAATGCGATCGTTACTGAAAATGTGTTTAGAAAAAATGGTGCGAATGGACTCTCGGCGGTAGGCAGTAGTACAGGAGAGATTCGCAATAATATTTTTGAGAGTACGGGGTTTGGCTTAGCGATCGGGCAAAAGTCAAGCGTTAATGTCAGTGATAACAATATTCTCAATAATGTGGATGGCATTGTGATTTCTAATCTGTCCGCACCTACATTACGCAATAACCTGATTGCCGATAATCAACGCAATGGAGTGGTAATTCTCAGGGATCGCAAGGGCTATCCCACTCCTGATCTCGGTACTTCAACTAACTTAGGGAAGAATACCTTTCGGAATAATCTAGGCAAAGACCTAAACAACAATTCAGGAGTGACTCAAGTTGCGGTAGGGAATACACTCGATCCAAAAAAAATTGCAGGCGATATTGCGTTTGTTGGAGAATCACCAACGACTCCCGCACCACAGATTGCGAGTAATCCTGTACCATCAATATCGCCAAAAATATCTCCAAATTTGAGATCACCTGTTCCGAACAATCCGCCTGTAAATTCCTCTACAAATACTATTCCTAACACCGTTGATAGCGTAGAAATTACGCGATCGCCACAGACTCGTTTTACGCCACCCGCGTCTCCGCCCAAGGCTTTACCACCTTCTAATAACAGCACCCTAATTGAGCCTTTGCCCGATGTCCCTCAGCCGATCTCCTCAAGTAAATTCGTGCCAAATGGAACACCTACTCAGCTATCCTCTGTACCACCCAATTCCAAACCCAAAACAACTCCTATCCGACCTTCTCAAAATATCAATAACGATATTCTGATTGATCGCGATCCTGTTCCTGTCATCCCCCCAACACCTGTTACGCCAACGCAATCTAAGTTTATTCCCACTACCCCACAAACTACGCCCTCAATCCCAAACAATACTAGTAATTACGCAACCTATATTCAACCTAGTCCTGTTCCTTACAATGCTAAGGTTGCAGCGCTCGTCCCACCCCCAGCCCGTGAAGCATTTCCCTATTTGGTGGTGATTCCATCGGCAGATAGTGATGTGCTTAGTCGAGTGCAGAGCGCTGTCCCTACCGCCAAAATTATTCCTTCGCGATTTGGGAATATCATTATGGTGCAGGGCTATCCCGATCGCAATCGCGCTGAAGTTTTAAAAACAATTATGCGATCGGAAATTGGTCTTGATGCCCGTGTTGTCCATCAAAATAACCTGTAG
- a CDS encoding DUF262 domain-containing protein, which translates to MSAMNFNTSNQTLRQLLGNGLLYRVPPFQRDYSWTDEEWDDLWQDILGLFAEDGETAHYMGYLVLQSSNNKQFDIIDGQQRLTTISILILAALDHLQKLVNLAIEPEKNQRRKENLQNSYIGYVDPVSLVPRSKLELNRHNNRFYQTYLVPLVAMPVRGLNASEHQLRKAFNWFRDKVAAHSQQSGENVAIFVDTIVDKLFFTTISVTDELNAFKVFETLNARGVRLSSTDLLKNYLFSIIAASNTHEAELKALEERWQRIVEELGSESFPDFLRVYWNSCHRLVRKADLFKTIRRHVVTKEQAFSLLRELDRSASIYAALRNPHESIWQPEERKALEQLLMFNVRQPMSMLMAGYRQFADSQRAVFTQLLQAIAVISFRYNVICNLQTQEQERVYNMVAYKIDDQTLKNLPEILGELQEIYPDDKVFKAAFADKELKTTNSRNKKIVRYILFQIEKQISGQGFDFESDTYNLEHILPENPSEAWSYIEEQNQDKFIYRIGNMTPIERKANRKIGNEGYSEKIETFKTSCFKITSAIPEHYDQWNEAKISARQTQFAKVATAIWKIDSNL; encoded by the coding sequence ATGTCGGCAATGAACTTTAATACATCCAATCAAACCTTGCGTCAGTTATTAGGTAATGGCTTACTCTATCGTGTGCCCCCATTTCAGCGCGATTACTCTTGGACAGACGAAGAATGGGATGACCTGTGGCAAGACATTCTCGGACTATTTGCCGAAGATGGCGAAACAGCTCATTACATGGGCTATCTAGTGCTGCAATCCTCTAATAATAAGCAATTTGACATCATCGATGGGCAACAGCGCTTAACCACAATTAGCATTCTTATTCTCGCAGCTCTCGATCATTTGCAAAAATTGGTTAACCTAGCGATCGAGCCTGAAAAAAATCAAAGACGTAAAGAAAACCTCCAAAATAGTTACATCGGTTATGTTGATCCTGTATCACTCGTACCGCGTTCCAAACTAGAACTAAACCGTCATAACAATCGTTTTTATCAGACCTATCTAGTACCGCTTGTCGCCATGCCTGTGCGTGGATTGAATGCTTCAGAGCATCAACTTCGGAAAGCATTCAATTGGTTTCGCGACAAAGTTGCTGCCCATAGTCAACAAAGCGGTGAAAATGTAGCGATCTTTGTGGACACGATTGTTGACAAACTTTTTTTCACAACTATCTCCGTTACCGATGAGCTAAATGCTTTCAAAGTATTTGAGACTCTAAATGCTCGCGGAGTCAGACTGTCCTCAACCGATCTACTCAAAAATTATCTTTTCTCGATTATTGCTGCAAGTAATACCCATGAAGCTGAACTAAAAGCACTAGAAGAACGTTGGCAGAGAATTGTAGAGGAACTGGGCAGCGAAAGCTTTCCCGACTTTTTGCGTGTGTATTGGAACAGTTGTCATCGATTGGTGCGTAAAGCGGATCTGTTTAAAACCATTCGTCGTCATGTTGTCACCAAGGAGCAAGCCTTTAGTTTACTGAGAGAACTCGATCGCTCAGCGTCAATCTATGCGGCGCTACGGAATCCCCATGAGTCAATCTGGCAACCAGAGGAAAGAAAAGCGCTAGAGCAACTGTTGATGTTTAATGTACGTCAGCCAATGTCAATGCTAATGGCTGGTTATCGCCAATTTGCCGATAGTCAACGGGCTGTATTTACGCAGCTACTTCAGGCGATCGCGGTTATCTCCTTTCGCTATAACGTGATCTGTAATCTCCAAACCCAAGAGCAGGAGAGAGTCTACAACATGGTTGCTTACAAGATCGATGACCAGACACTTAAAAACTTGCCAGAAATTTTAGGGGAACTCCAAGAGATCTATCCTGACGATAAAGTGTTTAAAGCTGCCTTTGCAGATAAGGAACTCAAAACCACCAACTCACGCAATAAGAAAATTGTTCGATATATCCTGTTCCAAATTGAAAAGCAAATTTCAGGTCAGGGATTTGACTTTGAAAGCGATACATATAATTTGGAGCATATACTCCCCGAAAATCCTTCCGAAGCTTGGTCATATATCGAAGAACAAAATCAAGATAAATTTATTTATCGTATCGGGAATATGACCCCGATCGAGAGGAAGGCTAATCGGAAGATTGGTAATGAGGGTTACTCAGAAAAAATTGAGACATTTAAGACAAGTTGCTTCAAAATTACCTCAGCTATTCCCGAACATTACGATCAATGGAATGAGGCAAAAATATCAGCAAGACAAACCCAATTTGCCAAGGTTGCCACAGCCATTTGGAAGATTGATTCTAATCTTTAA
- a CDS encoding CHAT domain-containing protein, translating to MPIIAESVQAQTTQDRKAEAVRLLEQGNQLYQVSRYREAMQAWEKSLKIYHEIQDRKGEANSINNLGIGYKSLGQYQKAIEYYQQSIAIFQQIGDRNGEADSINSLGLAYRNFGQYQKAITYFQQSIAIFQQIGDHNGKANAINNLGLAYENLGQYQKAIEYFQQSLAISQQIGDRNGKANAINNLGITYDRLGQYQKAIEYYQQSLTIFQQIDNRNNAANVINNLGYAYYSLGQYQKALEYHQQSLAIKKEIGDRNGEAGLIMSLGLDYNSLGHYQKSIAFYQQSLEIFKKIGNRNGIGRSISNLGNAYNSLGQYQKAIEYYQQSLAILQQIGDRAGKALVIGNLGYAYNSLGQYQKAIEYYQQSLALLQQIGDRAGEGRTLSNMGAIFNKLNQTEIAILFYKQSVNVRESIRKDIKKLSKEEQQSYLSTVEKDYRNLADLLLQQDRIIEALQILDLLKVQELEDYLKTIKGSDRSAQGVQLLEPEKALSNKLLAVSFDNSKEISSQLANQIQQLPKTEINKVPDYLNQIPQGTVLLYPFILGNRLEIILFSPNNLPIHRTVKITQDKLESLVTEFKAGLRDEGSEDYKEPAKAMYNLLIKPIEAELAQTKTQTILYAPDGILRYIPLAALYDGKQWFAEKYRISNLIAYTLTDFSPQPKSQPSILAGAFGGKAGERKFGQIALPATIKEVQAIANSFDNSLALLENDFSRATTEAKFKNYNILHFATHAEFNLGVPDNSFIIFGNGDEIRLSEITDWQIPNVELIVLSACQTGVGKLGSGVEILGFGYQIQKAGAKQAIASLWSVNDEGTQALMEAFYQELKKGDVTPTEALHRAQVTLIKSSEFKHPSYWSAFFAIGNGL from the coding sequence ATGCCGATCATCGCTGAAAGCGTCCAAGCGCAAACAACGCAAGACCGCAAAGCAGAGGCGGTTCGACTCTTAGAACAAGGGAATCAGTTATATCAGGTTAGCCGATATCGAGAAGCTATGCAAGCTTGGGAAAAATCTTTAAAGATTTATCACGAGATTCAAGATCGCAAGGGTGAAGCAAATTCAATTAATAATCTAGGCATTGGCTACAAAAGTCTCGGACAATATCAGAAAGCGATTGAATATTATCAGCAATCTATTGCGATATTTCAGCAAATCGGCGATCGCAATGGTGAAGCAGATTCAATCAATAGTCTAGGACTTGCCTACAGAAACTTCGGACAATATCAGAAAGCAATTACATACTTTCAGCAATCTATTGCGATATTTCAGCAAATCGGTGATCACAATGGTAAAGCAAATGCAATCAATAATCTAGGACTTGCCTACGAAAATCTCGGACAGTACCAAAAAGCGATTGAATACTTTCAGCAATCCCTTGCGATCTCTCAGCAAATCGGCGATCGCAATGGTAAAGCAAATGCAATCAATAATCTAGGCATTACCTATGACAGGCTCGGACAGTACCAGAAAGCGATTGAATACTATCAGCAATCCCTTACGATCTTTCAGCAAATTGATAATCGTAATAATGCAGCAAATGTAATCAATAATCTAGGCTATGCCTACTACAGTCTCGGACAGTACCAGAAAGCGCTTGAATATCATCAGCAATCCCTTGCGATCAAGAAGGAAATCGGCGATCGCAATGGTGAAGCAGGTTTAATCATGAGTCTAGGACTTGACTATAACAGTCTCGGACATTACCAAAAATCAATTGCTTTCTATCAGCAATCTTTAGAGATCTTCAAGAAAATCGGCAATCGCAATGGTATAGGACGTTCAATCAGTAATCTAGGCAATGCCTATAACAGTCTTGGACAGTACCAGAAGGCGATTGAATACTATCAACAATCCCTTGCAATCCTTCAGCAAATCGGCGATCGCGCTGGAAAAGCATTAGTAATCGGTAATCTAGGCTATGCCTACAACAGTCTCGGACAGTACCAGAAAGCGATTGAATACTATCAGCAATCCCTTGCGCTCCTTCAGCAAATCGGAGATCGCGCTGGAGAAGGACGTACACTCAGTAATATGGGTGCAATTTTTAACAAGCTCAACCAAACTGAAATCGCCATTCTCTTCTATAAACAATCCGTCAACGTGCGCGAATCCATCCGCAAAGACATTAAAAAACTAAGCAAAGAAGAACAACAATCCTATCTCTCTACAGTTGAAAAAGATTACCGTAACCTCGCCGACCTGCTACTCCAACAAGACCGCATCATCGAAGCCCTACAAATCCTCGACCTTCTCAAAGTCCAAGAACTCGAAGACTATCTCAAAACCATCAAAGGTAGCGATAGATCGGCGCAAGGTGTTCAGCTTTTAGAACCAGAGAAAGCTCTTAGCAATAAGCTATTAGCCGTTAGCTTTGACAATAGCAAAGAAATCAGTAGCCAACTTGCTAATCAAATCCAACAACTTCCCAAAACAGAAATCAACAAAGTCCCCGACTATCTCAACCAAATCCCACAGGGAACCGTACTACTCTATCCATTTATTTTAGGCAACAGACTCGAAATCATTCTCTTCTCACCCAACAACCTCCCCATTCACCGCACTGTCAAAATTACTCAAGACAAATTAGAATCCCTCGTCACTGAATTTAAAGCAGGGCTAAGGGATGAAGGTTCTGAAGACTACAAGGAACCTGCTAAGGCAATGTATAACTTATTGATTAAACCCATCGAAGCCGAACTTGCCCAAACCAAAACACAGACAATTCTTTATGCTCCTGATGGCATCTTAAGATATATCCCACTTGCAGCACTCTATGACGGCAAACAATGGTTTGCGGAGAAATATCGGATTAGTAATCTCATTGCTTATACGCTGACAGATTTTTCACCTCAACCTAAATCTCAACCCAGTATTCTTGCAGGAGCATTTGGGGGTAAAGCTGGAGAAAGAAAATTCGGGCAAATTGCCTTACCTGCCACAATTAAAGAAGTCCAAGCGATCGCCAATTCTTTCGATAACTCTTTGGCTTTACTCGAAAATGACTTTAGCCGTGCGACTACTGAAGCAAAATTCAAAAACTACAATATCCTCCATTTTGCTACCCATGCTGAGTTTAATCTTGGTGTACCTGACAACTCTTTCATCATTTTTGGCAATGGCGATGAAATCCGTTTGAGTGAAATTACCGATTGGCAAATTCCTAATGTGGAGTTAATCGTACTCAGTGCTTGTCAAACTGGAGTAGGCAAACTGGGCAGTGGGGTAGAAATTTTGGGCTTTGGCTATCAAATCCAGAAGGCAGGGGCAAAACAGGCGATCGCCTCACTCTGGTCTGTCAATGACGAAGGCACTCAGGCTTTGATGGAAGCATTTTATCAGGAACTCAAAAAAGGCGATGTCACACCCACCGAGGCATTACATAGGGCGCAAGTTACTCTAATCAAGTCATCGGAGTTCAAGCATCCTAGTTACTGGTCGGCGTTCTTTGCGATCGGCAATGGCTTATAA